In a genomic window of Halobiforma lacisalsi AJ5:
- a CDS encoding digeranylgeranylglycerophospholipid reductase gives MNERYDVVIAGAGPAGGQCARDLATRGYDVVVLETEPEDEFPRQSNKSTAGTFPSMMASFGIPDDVVMQYTDSVVLESPTDHYVREQPGAVLEFADFKRFLVEDSRENGAEYRFGARVTGPIMENGEIVGVQYNGDEEVYGDIVIDATGPSAPIAKELGVSDLQRENHAIGIEYELEGIDIDRPGFADLHDAMMLRLDHDIAPGGYSWIFHTGEDTAKVGLCYIQNGHHQRYAKDSYTIDDYLEHWLETDPRFADAERIEGKQHRGSAHIQMPGKMHADRFMAIGDTVPTVDPLWGEGINKCMQSGRMAAAAADSCLKHGDLEPSAENLEVYETLWHREVAPNMRSRLLMTKLLYLAGNERYDQLMADLNRLDDETLAKANKGNVRAIMRLLEPGDLPMLATFAKRELDLDLPF, from the coding sequence ATGAACGAGCGCTACGACGTAGTGATCGCCGGCGCCGGACCCGCCGGCGGACAGTGCGCCCGCGATCTCGCGACGAGAGGATACGACGTCGTCGTCCTGGAAACCGAACCGGAAGACGAGTTCCCCCGTCAGAGCAACAAATCGACCGCCGGAACGTTCCCGTCGATGATGGCCTCGTTCGGGATCCCCGACGATGTCGTGATGCAGTACACCGACAGCGTCGTCCTCGAGTCGCCGACCGACCACTACGTCCGGGAACAGCCCGGTGCCGTCCTCGAGTTCGCCGACTTCAAGCGGTTCCTCGTCGAGGACAGCCGCGAGAACGGCGCGGAGTACCGGTTCGGCGCACGGGTCACTGGCCCGATCATGGAGAACGGGGAGATCGTCGGCGTCCAGTACAACGGCGACGAGGAGGTCTACGGCGACATCGTGATCGACGCGACCGGCCCGAGCGCACCGATCGCGAAGGAACTCGGCGTTAGCGACCTCCAGCGCGAGAACCATGCGATCGGGATCGAGTACGAACTCGAGGGGATCGACATCGACCGCCCCGGATTCGCCGACCTCCACGACGCGATGATGCTGCGACTCGACCACGATATCGCGCCTGGGGGCTACTCGTGGATCTTCCACACGGGCGAGGACACAGCAAAGGTCGGACTCTGCTACATCCAGAACGGCCACCACCAGCGCTACGCAAAGGACAGCTACACCATCGACGACTACCTCGAGCACTGGCTCGAGACGGACCCGCGGTTCGCGGACGCCGAGCGCATCGAGGGCAAGCAACACCGCGGCTCGGCCCACATCCAGATGCCCGGGAAGATGCACGCCGACCGGTTCATGGCGATCGGCGACACCGTCCCGACGGTCGACCCGCTCTGGGGCGAGGGCATCAACAAGTGCATGCAGTCCGGGCGGATGGCCGCCGCCGCGGCTGACAGCTGTCTCAAACACGGCGACCTCGAGCCGTCCGCGGAGAACCTCGAGGTCTACGAGACGCTGTGGCACCGGGAGGTCGCGCCGAACATGCGCAGCCGCCTCCTGATGACGAAGCTCCTCTATCTCGCGGGGAACGAACGGTACGATCAGCTGATGGCGGACCTGAACCGGCTGGACGACGAGACGCTGGCGAAAGCCAACAAGGGGAACGTCCGGGCGATCATGCGACTGCTCGAGCCCGGCGACCTGCCCATGCTCGCGACGTTCGCGAAACGCGAATTGGATCTCGATCTCCCCTTCTAG
- a CDS encoding GtrA family protein translates to MIESLLEAVRMRARALVSITRFGQFAGVGVVGAAVDNGVLLSLVELVGIGFVPAKVVAWVLAIAVIFAINEAWTFSTYGRMAPRALVKRLLRSYTVRFGGFLVTLGVYAALIELFGVWYLLANVVGIAVGFFVNYTFESLFTWKVHRE, encoded by the coding sequence ATGATTGAGTCCCTGCTCGAGGCGGTCCGAATGCGCGCCCGTGCGCTGGTGTCGATCACGCGATTCGGCCAGTTCGCGGGCGTCGGCGTCGTCGGTGCGGCAGTCGACAACGGCGTCTTGCTGTCGCTCGTGGAACTCGTCGGGATCGGGTTCGTCCCCGCGAAGGTCGTCGCCTGGGTGCTCGCGATCGCGGTGATCTTCGCGATCAACGAGGCCTGGACCTTCTCGACGTACGGACGGATGGCCCCACGGGCGCTTGTCAAGCGCCTCCTGCGGTCGTACACGGTTCGATTCGGCGGCTTTCTGGTCACGCTGGGCGTCTACGCGGCGCTTATCGAACTGTTCGGTGTCTGGTACCTGCTCGCGAACGTGGTCGGTATCGCCGTCGGCTTCTTCGTCAACTACACGTTCGAGAGCCTCTTTACCTGGAAGGTCCACCGTGAGTAG
- a CDS encoding SDR family NAD(P)-dependent oxidoreductase, with protein MDGPDLSDHTVLVTGSAKGVGRELLLSTADCGARTAVHYHTSADAAREVADEALERGAEDATTVQADVTDPGSVDGLFSTVESELGTVDVLVNNVGDFAPTHWEDLEFETWKRVFATNVDGTYLCSKRALPAMRERDDDYGRIVNVGYASSEKGLVSPRNFPYFAAKASVLMFTRMLAADTQDDGITVNAISPYVVENSDVFPDELPRDRPASYEDLVQPLYFFLDPETDYVSGENVEVDGGWLPESV; from the coding sequence ATGGACGGACCGGATCTCTCGGACCACACCGTACTCGTCACGGGAAGCGCGAAAGGCGTCGGCCGCGAACTCCTGCTTTCGACGGCCGACTGCGGAGCCAGGACGGCCGTTCACTACCACACGAGCGCCGACGCCGCCCGCGAGGTCGCCGACGAGGCGCTCGAGCGCGGGGCCGAAGACGCGACGACGGTTCAGGCCGACGTGACCGATCCCGGCAGCGTCGACGGCCTCTTCTCTACCGTCGAATCCGAACTTGGGACCGTCGACGTCCTCGTGAACAACGTCGGCGACTTCGCCCCGACACACTGGGAGGACCTCGAGTTCGAGACGTGGAAACGCGTCTTTGCGACCAACGTAGACGGGACCTACCTCTGTTCGAAGCGGGCGCTGCCGGCGATGCGTGAACGCGACGACGACTACGGACGGATCGTCAACGTCGGCTACGCCTCCTCGGAAAAGGGGCTCGTCAGCCCGCGAAACTTCCCGTACTTCGCCGCGAAGGCGAGCGTGTTGATGTTTACGCGCATGCTCGCGGCGGACACCCAGGACGACGGGATCACGGTCAACGCCATCTCGCCGTACGTCGTCGAGAACTCCGACGTGTTCCCGGACGAACTCCCGCGGGACCGCCCGGCAAGCTACGAGGATCTGGTCCAGCCGCTTTACTTCTTCCTCGATCCCGAGACCGACTACGTCAGCGGCGAGAACGTCGAAGTCGACGGTGGCTGGTTGCCCGAATCCGTCTGA
- a CDS encoding universal stress protein: MYDDVLIPTDGSDDTRRSIEHGLTIAERFDATVHALSIVPEGPLGTFESEDAAPAARRAVDHVAFEADRRGIDATTAVRQGVPHEEILNYADEEGIDAIVMGTQGRTGLDRVLVGSVTERIVRMADIPVVTVRLADDLRIEGEDEAERLARDALEDRGDDPETPLSGQIYRISGTWRVSFETSGDEPLEAHVDGVTGDVAFDRPDADA; this comes from the coding sequence ATGTACGACGACGTCCTCATTCCGACGGACGGGAGCGACGACACGCGGCGATCGATCGAACACGGATTGACGATCGCCGAGCGGTTCGACGCGACGGTTCACGCCCTCTCGATCGTTCCGGAGGGACCGCTGGGCACGTTCGAGAGCGAGGATGCAGCACCGGCGGCCCGTCGAGCGGTCGATCACGTCGCCTTCGAAGCCGACCGTCGCGGGATCGACGCCACGACTGCGGTCCGCCAGGGAGTCCCCCACGAGGAGATCCTGAACTACGCGGACGAGGAGGGGATCGACGCGATCGTCATGGGGACCCAGGGACGGACGGGGCTCGATCGCGTGCTGGTCGGGAGCGTCACGGAGCGCATCGTTCGGATGGCCGACATCCCCGTCGTCACGGTTCGACTCGCCGACGATCTCCGGATCGAGGGGGAAGACGAGGCCGAGCGACTCGCCCGCGACGCGCTCGAGGACCGCGGTGACGATCCGGAAACGCCGCTTTCCGGTCAAATCTACCGGATCAGTGGGACCTGGCGGGTGTCGTTCGAAACGTCGGGCGACGAACCGCTCGAGGCACACGTCGACGGCGTCACCGGCGACGTGGCGTTCGATCGGCCGGACGCGGACGCGTAG
- a CDS encoding DUF7123 family protein — protein sequence MSTSATQTQTQSQSTQHSSKAQRLVDYFKEELERQSGDLYVKGKFIADDVDLSPKEIGALMVQLQDSVEDIEIEKWSYTSATTWRVSDGS from the coding sequence ATGAGTACGAGCGCAACCCAGACCCAGACCCAGTCACAGTCCACACAGCACTCCTCCAAGGCACAGCGGCTCGTCGACTACTTCAAAGAAGAACTCGAGCGCCAGTCCGGCGACCTCTATGTCAAAGGCAAGTTCATCGCGGACGACGTGGACCTCTCGCCGAAGGAAATCGGCGCGCTGATGGTCCAGCTACAGGATTCGGTCGAGGATATCGAGATCGAGAAGTGGTCGTACACGTCCGCGACGACCTGGCGCGTCTCCGACGGATCGTAA
- a CDS encoding translation initiation factor IF-2 subunit alpha, whose protein sequence is MKYSGWPDSGELVVGKIDEIEDFGVFVDLEEYEDKRGLIHISEVASGWIKNVRDHVREGQIVVCKVLDVDKDSQQIDLSLKDVNDHQRSEKIQQWKNEQKADNWMELALGEDADDETYTAIANELIGAHGSLYDGFKQAAIHGDEALEDTDLSDEEIDVIVDTARENVSVPYVNVPGYVDLENPSPSGVDGIREALEAAEGNGEVPEEVDLEVSYVGAPEYRIKVQAPNYKTAESQLEESAERAIAAIEEEGGEGEYHRERRIDDE, encoded by the coding sequence ATGAAATACAGCGGCTGGCCCGACTCCGGCGAACTCGTCGTCGGCAAGATCGACGAGATCGAAGACTTCGGCGTCTTCGTCGATCTCGAGGAGTACGAGGACAAGCGCGGCCTCATCCACATCTCCGAGGTCGCCAGCGGATGGATCAAGAACGTCCGCGACCACGTCCGCGAGGGCCAGATCGTCGTCTGTAAGGTGCTGGACGTCGACAAAGACTCCCAGCAGATCGACCTGTCGCTGAAGGACGTCAACGACCACCAGCGCTCCGAGAAGATCCAGCAGTGGAAAAACGAGCAGAAAGCCGACAACTGGATGGAACTCGCGCTGGGGGAAGACGCCGACGACGAGACCTACACGGCCATCGCCAACGAACTGATCGGCGCCCACGGAAGCCTCTACGACGGCTTCAAGCAGGCTGCGATCCACGGCGACGAGGCTCTCGAGGACACTGACCTCTCGGACGAGGAGATCGACGTGATCGTCGACACGGCCCGCGAGAACGTCTCGGTGCCGTACGTCAACGTCCCCGGCTACGTCGACCTCGAGAACCCGTCGCCGTCCGGCGTCGACGGCATCCGCGAAGCGCTCGAGGCCGCCGAAGGCAACGGCGAGGTTCCAGAAGAGGTCGACCTCGAAGTCAGCTACGTCGGTGCACCCGAGTACCGCATCAAAGTGCAGGCGCCCAACTACAAGACCGCCGAATCCCAACTCGAGGAAAGCGCCGAGCGCGCGATCGCCGCGATCGAGGAGGAAGGCGGCGAGGGCGAGTACCACCGCGAGCGCCGCATCGACGACGAATAG
- a CDS encoding proteasome assembly chaperone family protein yields the protein MDQLEVDAVAEAELDDPVLVEGLPGVGHVGKLAVDHLIEELAGESTLVRRIYSREFPPQVSVEDGVSELTCTEIHAVSVEDGRDLLLLTGDHQAQSNEGHYVLTDAFLDVAEEFGASEVFALGGVPTGELIDEYAVVGAVSDESMCDEFEDAGVEFREDEPAGGIVGVSGLLLGLGDRRGFDAACLMGETSGYIVDPKSARAVLETLEELLGFELEYDSLDERAEEMEEVVGKIQEMEQQQGMDVPTDDDLRYIG from the coding sequence ATGGACCAACTCGAGGTCGACGCGGTCGCCGAAGCGGAACTGGACGACCCCGTACTCGTCGAGGGGTTGCCCGGCGTCGGACACGTCGGCAAACTCGCCGTCGATCACTTGATCGAGGAGCTCGCGGGCGAGAGCACGCTCGTTCGCCGGATCTACTCCCGGGAGTTCCCGCCACAGGTCAGCGTCGAGGACGGCGTCTCCGAGCTGACCTGTACGGAGATCCACGCCGTCTCGGTCGAGGACGGGCGGGACCTGCTCCTGTTGACCGGTGACCACCAGGCCCAGTCCAACGAGGGCCACTACGTGCTGACCGACGCCTTCCTCGACGTCGCCGAGGAGTTCGGCGCGAGCGAGGTGTTCGCGCTGGGCGGCGTCCCGACCGGCGAACTCATCGACGAGTACGCCGTCGTCGGTGCCGTCAGCGACGAATCGATGTGTGACGAGTTCGAAGACGCCGGGGTCGAGTTCCGTGAGGACGAACCGGCCGGCGGCATCGTCGGCGTCTCCGGGCTCCTCCTCGGTCTTGGGGACCGCCGCGGCTTCGACGCGGCCTGTCTGATGGGCGAAACGAGCGGCTACATCGTCGATCCCAAAAGCGCCCGTGCGGTCCTCGAGACCCTCGAGGAACTGCTCGGCTTCGAACTGGAGTACGACTCCCTGGACGAGCGGGCCGAGGAGATGGAGGAGGTCGTCGGCAAGATCCAGGAGATGGAACAACAACAGGGGATGGACGTCCCAACCGACGACGACTTGCGGTACATCGGCTGA
- a CDS encoding HAH_0734 family protein, with the protein MKQLIIYGDPGIRKGAIVEYDGEEVVCFGINRNGEWHGPEDVQLWCTVGDQSEYEDYEKRNYVPHFLDVDRVDAADVDVIRANGDLAL; encoded by the coding sequence ATGAAACAGCTCATCATCTACGGGGACCCGGGGATCCGAAAGGGCGCCATCGTCGAGTACGACGGCGAAGAGGTGGTCTGTTTCGGGATCAACCGCAACGGCGAGTGGCACGGCCCCGAGGACGTCCAGCTCTGGTGTACCGTCGGCGACCAGTCCGAGTACGAGGACTACGAGAAGCGAAACTACGTCCCCCACTTCCTCGACGTCGATCGCGTCGACGCCGCCGACGTCGACGTGATCCGGGCGAACGGCGACCTCGCACTGTAA
- a CDS encoding ABC transporter permease yields MSDTDNTHRFERIDWEEIDRSGRSLSSTRATVVVGLLAFTALYTLETAGIVSLGWHLERIDWVIVLGMVVLGSLVGVPAVRRPDVTRRILSRLVSRPTHAAAAGFLAALSLVGIFGSLILGSPELSFAHRLHAPYGFTSQAGWHAECLGEIHQGEGITRYCEGSLSYPLGTNHRGHPMGYLLVEGARITLYVLVFTAAFIVPLASTVGVVAGFRGGRIDDLLTSYIDVQLCVPAIVAFFIGYMYWNASLLLLLAMFGLLSWGGIARLVRSETLQRREDGHVLVARSLGASPVYIAKRHIVPNITNTLVPAIFHLLALLVLVEAGVAFLGFHDIELYSWGSTIQEGLDPPVTGVGLRMAAHEIWWVSTLPAVALTLTLASLKLVGDGLRDALDPRQNP; encoded by the coding sequence ATGAGTGATACTGACAATACCCACCGTTTCGAGCGGATCGACTGGGAGGAAATCGACCGCTCGGGACGATCCCTCTCGTCGACGAGGGCCACCGTCGTGGTCGGTCTACTCGCATTTACCGCACTGTATACCCTCGAGACGGCCGGTATCGTCTCGCTCGGGTGGCACCTCGAGCGCATCGACTGGGTGATCGTCCTGGGAATGGTCGTCCTGGGGTCGCTCGTGGGCGTTCCGGCCGTTCGACGACCGGACGTAACCCGTCGGATCCTCTCGAGGCTCGTCTCACGGCCGACCCACGCCGCTGCCGCCGGATTCCTCGCTGCGCTGTCGCTGGTCGGTATCTTCGGTTCCCTGATTCTCGGCTCGCCGGAACTATCGTTCGCCCACCGACTACATGCCCCGTACGGGTTCACGAGCCAGGCCGGGTGGCACGCCGAGTGTCTCGGCGAGATCCACCAGGGCGAAGGGATCACGCGCTACTGTGAGGGCTCGCTCTCGTATCCGCTGGGAACGAACCACCGGGGCCACCCGATGGGGTACCTGCTCGTCGAAGGGGCACGGATAACCCTCTACGTGCTCGTCTTTACCGCCGCGTTTATCGTCCCGCTGGCATCGACGGTCGGCGTCGTGGCTGGCTTCAGAGGGGGCCGAATCGACGACCTTCTGACGAGCTACATCGACGTCCAGTTGTGCGTGCCCGCGATCGTCGCGTTTTTCATCGGCTACATGTACTGGAACGCCTCCCTGCTCCTGTTGCTCGCGATGTTCGGCCTCCTCAGCTGGGGCGGGATCGCCCGCCTCGTCAGGAGCGAGACGTTACAGCGCCGCGAGGACGGCCACGTGCTGGTCGCTCGCAGCCTGGGCGCATCGCCGGTGTATATCGCGAAACGCCACATCGTGCCGAACATCACCAACACGCTCGTCCCGGCGATCTTCCACCTGCTCGCGCTGCTCGTGCTGGTCGAGGCCGGGGTTGCGTTCCTGGGCTTTCACGACATCGAACTCTACTCGTGGGGGTCGACGATCCAGGAGGGTCTCGACCCGCCGGTGACCGGCGTCGGGCTCAGGATGGCCGCCCACGAGATCTGGTGGGTCTCGACCCTGCCTGCAGTCGCGCTGACACTGACCCTCGCTTCGCTGAAGCTCGTCGGCGACGGGCTTCGCGACGCGCTCGATCCCCGACAGAACCCATGA
- a CDS encoding ABC transporter permease, whose product MGFLRVVAKRFAMGFVAAWTVLTAVFAAFTMSRDWVAEGLEGRMRFVGADEAEIERAMEEYLATHGLDRPLWEQYVDWMGNMLTLEWGEAFFLSSEGGSGSQAAVLGSGDPVFSMVMDATVRTAMYILPAIGLAIALGLAVGVYAALHPESRLANAGLSTAYLCFALPNFWIGGMLVSLRGTEAVPNSALLFDHALPIALTATTLLGGYVSYSRAHSLEYASADFVTLVEAKGAGSLRVAKHIVRNAAIPLFSMLFTEALALLVLAVFVIESLFGIGGFGRLLFDAVHARDLPVVLGCTLVIIGVGIAGNVVQDLAYNSLDPRVDTGRR is encoded by the coding sequence ATGGGGTTTCTCCGGGTCGTCGCGAAGCGGTTCGCCATGGGGTTCGTCGCCGCGTGGACCGTCCTGACAGCCGTCTTCGCCGCGTTCACGATGAGCCGCGACTGGGTCGCCGAAGGCCTCGAGGGGCGAATGCGGTTCGTGGGGGCCGATGAGGCCGAGATCGAACGCGCGATGGAGGAGTACCTCGCGACTCACGGGCTGGATCGACCGCTCTGGGAGCAGTACGTGGACTGGATGGGCAACATGCTCACCCTCGAGTGGGGAGAAGCGTTCTTCCTCAGTTCCGAGGGGGGATCCGGCTCCCAGGCAGCGGTCCTGGGATCAGGTGATCCGGTGTTCTCGATGGTGATGGACGCGACCGTGCGGACGGCGATGTACATCCTGCCGGCGATCGGCCTCGCGATCGCGCTCGGTCTCGCCGTCGGCGTCTACGCCGCGTTGCACCCCGAGAGTCGACTCGCCAACGCAGGGCTGTCCACGGCCTACCTCTGTTTCGCCCTTCCGAACTTCTGGATCGGCGGGATGTTGGTCTCGCTGCGCGGCACCGAGGCGGTACCGAACTCGGCGCTTCTGTTCGATCACGCCCTGCCGATCGCGCTCACCGCGACGACGCTGCTTGGCGGCTACGTGAGTTACTCGCGGGCCCACTCGCTCGAGTATGCGTCCGCCGACTTCGTGACCCTGGTGGAGGCCAAGGGCGCGGGGAGCCTGCGGGTGGCGAAACACATCGTCCGTAACGCGGCGATCCCGCTGTTCTCGATGCTGTTCACCGAGGCGCTCGCGTTGCTCGTCCTGGCCGTCTTCGTGATCGAGTCGCTGTTCGGGATCGGCGGTTTCGGCCGGCTCCTCTTCGACGCCGTCCACGCGCGGGACCTGCCGGTCGTCCTCGGCTGTACCCTCGTCATCATCGGCGTCGGTATCGCGGGCAACGTCGTCCAGGATCTCGCGTACAACAGCCTCGATCCGCGGGTCGATACGGGGCGGCGGTAA
- a CDS encoding DUF7839 domain-containing protein — protein sequence MVDVLDNKRAATRFRILVQIAERQPAVSQGEIAEEVGVTSQAVSEYIRELVNDGLVEKEGRSRYRVTKEGVDWLFRAADDVRRFADHVTGDVLGAMSEDAYIALEEIEEGETVSLFIEDGLLHAEPGSEGPATGIATTDAEAGTEVGVTSFEGVMDLEPGSVTVLQVPSIRTGGSRAIDDDTVRDACAGADRVAATGIEAIVACRQTDVEPSVTFAVGEFAADAAEHGLEVTVVATTDSVGRVTDALRDADVSYEVLEG from the coding sequence ATGGTCGACGTCCTCGACAACAAGCGGGCCGCGACGCGGTTCAGGATTCTCGTCCAGATCGCCGAGCGCCAGCCCGCCGTGAGCCAGGGGGAGATCGCCGAGGAAGTCGGCGTCACGAGCCAGGCGGTCAGTGAGTACATCCGTGAACTGGTCAACGACGGACTCGTCGAGAAGGAAGGACGATCGCGGTACCGCGTCACCAAGGAAGGCGTCGACTGGCTGTTCAGGGCCGCCGACGACGTCCGCCGGTTCGCGGACCACGTCACGGGCGACGTCCTCGGTGCGATGAGCGAGGATGCCTACATCGCCCTCGAGGAGATCGAGGAAGGCGAAACGGTTTCGCTGTTCATAGAGGACGGACTGCTCCACGCCGAACCGGGCAGCGAAGGCCCCGCGACCGGAATCGCGACCACCGACGCCGAGGCCGGCACCGAGGTCGGCGTCACGAGCTTCGAGGGCGTCATGGATCTCGAGCCCGGCTCCGTCACGGTGTTGCAGGTCCCCAGCATCCGGACCGGCGGCAGTCGTGCGATCGACGACGACACCGTCCGCGACGCCTGTGCGGGCGCCGATCGGGTCGCCGCGACCGGCATCGAGGCCATTGTGGCCTGCCGACAGACCGACGTCGAGCCGTCCGTCACGTTCGCCGTCGGCGAATTCGCCGCGGACGCCGCCGAACACGGCCTCGAGGTCACCGTCGTCGCCACCACGGACTCCGTCGGCCGCGTCACGGACGCGCTCCGGGACGCCGACGTCTCGTACGAAGTGCTCGAAGGGTAG
- a CDS encoding 50S ribosomal protein L44e → MQMPRRFNTYCPHCNEHHEHEVEKARSGRSSGMKWDARRTERHTSSIGNSGRFSKVPAGEKPTKKTDLKYRCSECGKAHLREGWRAGRLEFQE, encoded by the coding sequence ATGCAGATGCCACGCCGATTCAATACGTACTGCCCGCACTGCAACGAACACCACGAACACGAAGTCGAGAAGGCCCGATCCGGCCGCTCGTCGGGGATGAAGTGGGACGCTCGGCGTACCGAGCGACACACCTCGAGCATCGGTAACTCCGGTCGCTTCTCGAAGGTGCCGGCCGGCGAGAAGCCGACCAAGAAGACCGACCTCAAGTACCGCTGCAGCGAGTGTGGCAAGGCCCACCTCCGCGAGGGATGGCGCGCCGGCCGACTCGAGTTCCAGGAGTGA
- a CDS encoding glycosyltransferase codes for MSRTLGLVVPAFRPNVDALRAYVSDLDERLEPAAIRIELDDPRPETVESLEALPATINAVDDRRGKGAAVTAGFCALETDVLAFADADGSTAVDSIETIVDRAREGGADLVVGTRRHPEADVLSSQSALRERLGDAFAWLARRLLAVSVSDYQCGAKAIDAEAWTAVCPHLREHGFAWDVELIALADALGYRIEEVPVTWADAPDSTVSSVETPLELVRGAVRARRRATRVSASEERDDQGSRRWRPLSSVANRPSEPTRVIERLELERGANAEFPPESDPDGNADDD; via the coding sequence ATGAGCCGGACGCTCGGTCTCGTCGTTCCGGCGTTTCGCCCGAACGTCGATGCCCTCCGCGCGTACGTGTCGGATCTCGACGAGCGCCTCGAGCCCGCTGCGATCCGGATCGAACTCGACGATCCCCGGCCAGAGACGGTCGAGTCTCTCGAGGCGCTTCCGGCGACGATCAACGCCGTCGACGACCGGCGTGGCAAGGGGGCCGCGGTGACGGCTGGGTTCTGTGCGCTCGAGACGGACGTCCTGGCCTTCGCCGACGCCGACGGGAGCACGGCGGTCGACTCCATCGAAACGATCGTCGACCGGGCCCGCGAAGGGGGTGCGGACCTCGTAGTCGGCACCCGCCGTCACCCCGAGGCCGACGTGCTCTCGAGCCAGTCGGCGCTCCGCGAGCGCCTCGGTGACGCGTTCGCGTGGCTTGCCCGCCGGTTGCTCGCCGTCTCGGTGTCGGATTACCAGTGCGGCGCGAAAGCCATCGACGCGGAGGCCTGGACGGCGGTCTGTCCGCACCTCCGGGAACACGGCTTCGCCTGGGACGTGGAACTGATCGCGCTCGCGGACGCCCTGGGCTATCGGATCGAGGAGGTACCAGTGACGTGGGCCGACGCGCCCGATTCGACGGTCTCCTCGGTCGAAACCCCCCTCGAACTCGTCCGCGGTGCGGTCCGCGCTCGCCGGCGTGCGACGCGAGTGAGTGCGAGCGAGGAGAGGGACGACCAGGGTAGCCGGCGCTGGAGACCCCTCTCGTCCGTCGCGAATCGCCCGTCGGAGCCGACACGGGTGATCGAACGGCTGGAACTCGAGCGGGGAGCGAACGCCGAGTTCCCGCCCGAATCGGACCCTGACGGCAACGCCGACGATGATTGA
- a CDS encoding 30S ribosomal protein S27e, whose product MAGNFYSVRCGDCENEQVVFGKASTEVACAVCGTTLARPTGGKAEIEHEIVETVESR is encoded by the coding sequence ATGGCAGGAAACTTCTACAGCGTCCGTTGCGGTGACTGCGAGAACGAACAGGTCGTCTTCGGCAAGGCCTCCACGGAGGTCGCCTGTGCAGTCTGCGGAACCACGCTCGCCCGGCCGACCGGTGGAAAGGCCGAGATCGAACACGAGATCGTCGAAACAGTCGAGTCACGATGA
- a CDS encoding universal stress protein: MTVALETVLLAVGPGDANRTDELSDALLEVAAPADATVVLAHVFTSDEYDEVLERLEFETGADVDPDEVAARHSTIRELRTALEEHGVEYEVRGTVGDHGPSIVDLALDVDADRVLVGGRRRSPAGKAVFGSTAQEVLLSSPCPVTFVRGEE; the protein is encoded by the coding sequence ATGACCGTAGCACTCGAGACGGTACTTCTCGCCGTCGGACCCGGCGATGCGAACCGAACCGACGAACTCAGCGACGCGCTCCTCGAGGTCGCGGCCCCCGCGGACGCGACCGTCGTGCTCGCACACGTCTTCACGAGCGACGAGTACGACGAGGTGCTCGAGCGCCTCGAGTTCGAGACTGGCGCCGACGTCGACCCCGACGAGGTCGCCGCCCGCCACTCGACGATCCGCGAACTCAGGACGGCGCTCGAGGAACACGGCGTCGAATACGAGGTCCGGGGTACCGTCGGGGATCACGGCCCGTCGATCGTCGACCTCGCGCTCGACGTCGACGCGGACCGCGTGCTGGTGGGCGGCCGTCGGCGCTCGCCGGCAGGGAAGGCGGTTTTCGGGTCGACGGCCCAGGAAGTGTTGCTGTCCTCGCCGTGCCCGGTCACGTTCGTTCGCGGGGAGGAGTAG
- a CDS encoding RNA-protein complex protein Nop10, whose product MKSDIRVCSAWRERHDRPVYTLSVDCPDCGADAVNSAPAPFDPEDPYGEYRRSLKRRNR is encoded by the coding sequence ATGAAATCCGACATCCGGGTGTGTTCGGCGTGGCGCGAGCGACACGACCGCCCGGTGTATACCCTTTCTGTCGACTGTCCCGACTGCGGCGCGGACGCGGTAAACAGCGCCCCGGCACCGTTCGACCCCGAGGACCCGTACGGCGAGTACCGACGGTCTCTTAAGCGTCGCAATCGCTGA